From the genome of Neomonachus schauinslandi chromosome 5, ASM220157v2, whole genome shotgun sequence, one region includes:
- the LOC110578297 gene encoding ADP-ribosylation factor 1-like: MGNAFPNLFKGLFGKKEMRLLVVGLDAAGKTTILCKLKLGEIVTTIPTIGFNVETVEDQNISFIVWDVGGQDKIRPLWGHCFQTTQGLIFVVDSNNRERVNEAHEELMKMLAEHELRDAVLLVFAIEQNLPSGINAAEITDKLGPRSLHHRNWYVRATSQDWLCEGLDWLSNQLQNQK, from the coding sequence ATGGGAAATGCCTTTCCAAACCTCTTCAAGGGCCTTTTTGGCAAAAAAGAAATGCGCCTTCTCGTGGTGGGCCTGGATGCTGCGGGGAAGACCACCATCCTGTGCAAACTGAAGCTGGGTGAGATTGTGACCACCATTCCCACCATAGGCTTCAACGTGGAGACCGTGGAGGACCAGAACATCAGCTTCATCGTGTGGGACGTGGGCGGCCAGGACAAGATCCGACCTCTGTGGGGTCACTGCTTCCAGACCACACAAGGTCTCATCTTCGTGGTGGACAGTAACAACAGAGAGCGCGTGAACGAGGCCCATGAGGAGCTCATGAAGATGCTGGCAGAGCACGAGCTCAGGGATGCCGTCCTGCTGGTGTTCGCCATCGAGCAGAACCTTCCCAGTGGCATAAACGCGGCTGAGATCACGGACAAGCTGGGGCCGCGGTCCCTGCACCACAGGAACTGGTACGTTCGGGCCACCAGCCAGGACTGGCTGTGTGAGGGACTGGACTGGCTGTCCAATCAGCTCCAGAACCAGAAGTGA